Proteins from one Halopseudomonas pelagia genomic window:
- the pgi gene encoding glucose-6-phosphate isomerase → MQTIKPQGASWQALIRHGEAMQGKHLADMFAQDSQRFETLHRQWGPILFDFSKQRVEQQTLTHLMELAEAQGLQGWIDALFAGERINNSEDRAAMHWALRLPATAICEIDGEDITGKVHAQIEHMEQIVRQIRAGQWRGATGEAITDVVNIGVGGSDLGPLMVHGALTDSRLPSPSPLSIHFASTMDGSQLSQLLGNLSPHSTLFIISSKSFSTIDTLTNAATARHWLQRGLGEARTGLLDCHFLGVSSALGKMTEWGIPSQNQMHLWDWVGGRYSLWSAIGLPVALNIGMQGFRELLAGAYDMDEHFRTTPWMDNLPVLLGMIGVWNTNILDINAHAILPYDGRLKELPNYFEQLEMESNGKSVNRAGEPVEYATCPIIWGNVGPNAQHAFYQLLHQGTEAVTCDFIVPARRYLEAQHDEAAPELLAQHELALANCLAQSRLLALGDAAVKGAEDMPRSKRYRGNQPSSTLLLDELTPYSLGALIALYEHKVFVQSVMWDINPFDQWGVEMGKKIAVDTLDQIRGEGAALSSTDGSTAGLLEKILRG, encoded by the coding sequence ATGCAGACCATTAAACCTCAAGGTGCCAGCTGGCAGGCGTTGATCCGCCATGGCGAGGCGATGCAGGGCAAGCATCTGGCCGACATGTTTGCACAGGACAGCCAGCGTTTTGAAACACTGCATCGGCAGTGGGGCCCGATTCTGTTTGATTTTTCCAAGCAGCGTGTTGAGCAGCAAACGCTGACCCACCTGATGGAGCTCGCCGAAGCGCAGGGGTTGCAGGGCTGGATTGACGCGCTGTTTGCCGGTGAGCGCATCAATAACAGCGAAGACCGCGCGGCTATGCACTGGGCGTTACGTTTGCCCGCCACTGCGATCTGCGAGATCGATGGCGAAGACATCACCGGAAAGGTGCATGCGCAGATAGAACACATGGAGCAGATAGTCCGGCAGATTCGCGCCGGGCAGTGGCGCGGCGCTACCGGTGAGGCTATTACTGATGTGGTGAACATCGGCGTTGGCGGCTCTGACCTGGGGCCATTGATGGTCCATGGCGCGTTAACCGATTCGCGCCTGCCATCGCCATCCCCGCTGAGTATTCACTTCGCTTCCACCATGGATGGCAGCCAGCTGTCTCAGTTGCTGGGCAATCTCAGCCCGCATTCGACGTTGTTCATTATCTCGTCAAAATCCTTTTCTACTATCGATACGCTGACCAACGCAGCCACCGCCCGACATTGGTTGCAGCGCGGCTTGGGCGAGGCGCGCACCGGTTTGCTCGATTGCCATTTTCTCGGGGTGTCTTCAGCGCTAGGCAAGATGACCGAGTGGGGGATCCCATCGCAGAACCAGATGCACCTGTGGGACTGGGTAGGTGGACGCTACTCGCTGTGGTCGGCGATCGGCTTGCCGGTTGCGCTGAACATCGGCATGCAGGGCTTCCGTGAGTTGCTCGCCGGCGCCTATGACATGGACGAGCATTTCCGCACCACGCCCTGGATGGACAACTTGCCGGTACTGCTGGGCATGATCGGCGTGTGGAATACCAATATTCTGGACATCAACGCCCACGCCATTCTGCCCTATGACGGCCGCCTGAAAGAGCTGCCGAACTATTTTGAGCAGTTGGAGATGGAGTCAAACGGCAAGAGCGTCAACCGCGCCGGTGAACCCGTTGAGTACGCTACCTGCCCGATTATCTGGGGCAACGTAGGGCCAAACGCGCAGCACGCGTTTTATCAGTTGCTGCATCAGGGGACTGAGGCCGTGACCTGCGACTTTATCGTGCCGGCACGGCGTTACCTGGAAGCCCAGCACGATGAGGCCGCACCTGAGTTGCTGGCGCAGCATGAATTGGCGTTGGCCAACTGTCTGGCCCAGTCCCGGTTGTTGGCCTTGGGCGACGCTGCGGTAAAAGGCGCGGAGGATATGCCACGCAGCAAACGCTATCGCGGTAACCAGCCGAGCTCTACCTTGCTGCTCGATGAGCTGACGCCCTATAGCCTGGGCGCGCTGATTGCGCTCTATGAGCATAAGGTGTTTGTGCAGTCGGTAATGTGGGACATCAACCCCTTTGATCAGTGGGGGGTTGAGATGGGCAAGAAGATTGCTGTGGATACGCTGGATCAGATACGCGGTGAAGGCGCGGCGTTGTCGAGTACGGATGGGTCAACGGCGGGGTTGTTGGAGAAGATTCTGCGGGGGTAA
- a CDS encoding capsule biosynthesis GfcC family protein, which translates to MRLWLKKLGFKPYALVACLACLPGVAQAQVVGADPAANITGVQIGGEVIKPGIYDFPPGARLHDASVTGQINSRAWFLGAALLRESALEEQQRLKVGLLFELNANRIHALALENAELHELVTRLYRAVAAMPVTGRTVAQLDPLQQLILDNNALLESGDRLLYPRKAEQVRVTGAVKADCVLPHDPSWQMHDYLKACQRHPLADRNSAYLIQPNGTWQEYGIAYWNLQPTVVATGAVIYLPTQHNKLSPATRDLNSDMAAMLATQYQLGGSF; encoded by the coding sequence ATGAGGCTCTGGCTGAAAAAGCTGGGTTTTAAACCCTATGCACTGGTCGCTTGCCTTGCGTGCTTGCCCGGCGTGGCACAGGCGCAAGTTGTTGGCGCAGACCCAGCAGCCAATATCACCGGTGTACAGATTGGCGGCGAAGTCATCAAACCTGGTATCTATGACTTTCCGCCAGGCGCGCGGCTGCATGATGCATCCGTTACCGGCCAGATCAATTCACGAGCCTGGTTCCTGGGCGCTGCTTTACTGCGTGAAAGCGCCCTTGAAGAGCAACAACGGCTTAAAGTCGGGCTGCTGTTTGAGCTCAATGCCAATCGCATACATGCACTGGCGCTGGAGAATGCTGAGCTGCATGAACTGGTTACCCGCTTGTACCGGGCGGTGGCAGCTATGCCCGTCACCGGGCGTACTGTGGCGCAGCTTGATCCTCTGCAACAACTGATACTGGACAACAACGCCTTGTTGGAAAGTGGCGACCGCCTGCTGTATCCGCGAAAAGCAGAACAAGTGCGGGTGACCGGGGCGGTCAAGGCGGATTGTGTATTGCCGCATGATCCCAGCTGGCAAATGCACGATTACCTGAAGGCCTGCCAAAGGCATCCACTTGCTGATCGCAATAGCGCCTACCTGATACAACCCAATGGTACCTGGCAGGAGTACGGTATCGCCTACTGGAACCTGCAGCCCACGGTTGTGGCTACAGGTGCGGTTATTTACCTCCCCACTCAGCACAACAAGCTGTCACCCGCTACCCGTGACCTGAACAGCGATATGGCGGCCATGTTGGCTACCCAGTACCAACTGGGGGGGTCGTTTTAG
- a CDS encoding MraY family glycosyltransferase gives MTWLLLIVAIAVITFLLTFVLRRYALATSMIDVPNARSSHSIPTPRGGGVAIVIVFLLVLVYLFFQDGPEQRIVIALGGGGLVIALVGFLDDHGHIAARWRLLAHFAGAGWALFWLPGAPPLHLLGMTLTSPWIVYPLVGLFLVWLLNLYNFMDGIDGLASVEAITVCVGGALIYWFMGYPERMILPLALAASVAGFLVWNFPPARIFMGDAGSGFLGIALGVLTLAAALVEPQLLSSWLILLGVFIADATFTLMRRLIRGDKVYEAHRSHAYQYASRKYGSHLPVTLAVLAVNLLWLLPWACFVALGHVDALLGLMIAYAPLAILAVVFKAGELEVPE, from the coding sequence ATGACCTGGTTACTCCTGATCGTGGCGATAGCCGTGATTACGTTTTTACTGACCTTTGTATTACGTCGATATGCGCTGGCTACCAGCATGATCGACGTACCGAACGCTCGGAGCTCGCACTCGATTCCGACTCCGCGCGGCGGGGGTGTGGCTATAGTGATCGTGTTCCTGTTGGTCCTGGTGTACCTGTTTTTCCAGGATGGCCCTGAGCAACGCATTGTGATTGCGCTGGGCGGTGGCGGTCTGGTGATTGCATTAGTTGGCTTTCTGGATGACCACGGCCATATTGCTGCGCGCTGGCGGCTGCTGGCACATTTTGCCGGTGCTGGATGGGCGCTTTTCTGGCTTCCTGGAGCGCCCCCGCTGCATCTGCTGGGGATGACGTTAACCTCGCCCTGGATTGTGTACCCGCTGGTAGGGTTGTTTCTGGTCTGGCTCCTCAATTTGTACAACTTCATGGATGGTATTGATGGTCTTGCCAGTGTTGAGGCAATCACGGTGTGTGTGGGTGGGGCGCTGATTTATTGGTTTATGGGTTATCCAGAGAGAATGATATTGCCGTTGGCCCTGGCCGCTTCTGTGGCGGGCTTCCTGGTTTGGAATTTTCCGCCTGCACGTATATTTATGGGTGACGCTGGCAGTGGATTTTTGGGCATAGCGCTTGGCGTGCTCACCCTCGCGGCGGCGTTGGTAGAGCCGCAGCTATTGTCCAGCTGGCTGATCCTGCTTGGCGTGTTTATTGCTGATGCCACCTTCACCCTGATGAGAAGACTTATCCGGGGCGACAAGGTTTACGAAGCCCACCGCAGCCACGCCTATCAATACGCTTCCCGCAAGTACGGGTCGCACCTTCCGGTCACCTTGGCTGTGCTGGCTGTAAACCTGTTATGGCTACTGCCCTGGGCCTGTTTCGTAGCCTTGGGGCATGTTGATGCCTTGCTTGGCCTGATGATTGCTTATGCTCCTTTAGCAATCTTGGCAGTTGTGTTCAAGGCGGGTGAACTGGAGGTGCCGGAGTGA
- a CDS encoding phosphomannomutase CpsG (capsular polysaccharide biosynthesis protein; catalyzes the formation of D-mannose 6-phosphate from alpha-D-mannose 1-phosphate), which yields MSEITCFKAYDIRGQLGTQLNEDIAYRIARAFAQWLKPDRIVLGGDVRDTSEALKMALANGLRDEGVNVLDLGLAGTEEVYFATFHLGVEGGIEVTASHNPIDYNGLKLVREGSRPISADTGLVQIRELAEANVYDLVDGRDPTVPDAERGNYERVDTREAYIQHLLTYIEPANFTPLKLLVNAGNGAAGPAIDALEAAFKRLEIPVELINICHEPDGSFPNGIPNPILTENRGMTRDAVLEHKADMGIAWDGDFDRCFLFDEQGRFIEGYYIVGLLAEAFLQKEPGAKIIHDPRLVWNTVEQVQEGGGEAIQTKAGHAFIKERMRAEDAVYGGEMSAHHYFRDFAYCDSGMIPWLLVAELLCVKGKPMSELVDERIAAYPSSGEINLTVSDAPKVLEAIEAKYAPDALDVDHTDGVSICFADWRFNLRASNTEPVIRLNVESRGDQALMEQETQKLLDAIKAI from the coding sequence ATGTCTGAGATCACCTGTTTCAAAGCCTACGACATCCGTGGCCAGCTCGGTACGCAGCTTAACGAAGATATCGCCTACCGCATCGCCCGGGCCTTCGCCCAGTGGCTCAAGCCCGACCGCATCGTGCTCGGCGGCGACGTACGTGACACCTCCGAAGCACTGAAAATGGCCCTCGCCAATGGCCTGCGTGACGAAGGCGTGAACGTCCTGGACCTCGGCCTGGCTGGTACCGAAGAAGTGTACTTCGCTACCTTCCATCTGGGTGTAGAGGGCGGCATCGAGGTCACAGCCTCGCACAACCCGATCGATTACAACGGCCTCAAATTGGTGCGCGAAGGCTCGCGACCCATCTCGGCGGACACCGGTTTGGTGCAAATTCGTGAGCTGGCTGAAGCCAATGTCTATGACCTGGTAGACGGCCGTGACCCAACGGTGCCTGACGCAGAACGCGGTAACTATGAACGGGTAGATACCCGCGAAGCCTACATTCAGCACTTACTCACTTATATCGAACCAGCCAACTTCACCCCGCTGAAACTGCTCGTGAACGCGGGCAACGGCGCTGCCGGCCCGGCAATCGATGCGCTGGAAGCGGCGTTCAAGCGGCTTGAGATACCGGTCGAACTGATCAACATCTGTCACGAACCTGACGGCAGCTTCCCCAATGGCATTCCCAACCCGATCCTCACCGAAAACCGCGGCATGACGCGCGATGCGGTGCTGGAACACAAGGCGGACATGGGCATTGCCTGGGATGGCGATTTTGACCGTTGCTTCCTGTTTGATGAGCAAGGCCGGTTTATTGAGGGGTATTACATCGTCGGCCTGCTGGCAGAGGCTTTCTTGCAGAAAGAACCCGGTGCCAAGATCATCCACGACCCGCGCCTGGTCTGGAACACGGTAGAGCAGGTACAAGAGGGCGGCGGTGAAGCAATCCAGACCAAGGCCGGGCATGCCTTTATCAAGGAACGCATGCGCGCCGAAGACGCGGTATATGGTGGCGAGATGAGCGCTCACCACTACTTTCGCGACTTCGCCTACTGCGACAGTGGCATGATCCCCTGGTTACTGGTGGCCGAGCTGCTGTGCGTGAAGGGCAAGCCGATGTCGGAACTGGTCGACGAGCGCATTGCGGCGTATCCGTCTTCGGGCGAGATCAATTTAACCGTCTCCGACGCGCCCAAGGTGCTTGAGGCGATTGAAGCCAAATACGCTCCGGATGCACTGGATGTAGATCATACCGATGGTGTGAGCATTTGCTTTGCTGACTGGCGCTTTAACCTGCGGGCTTCCAACACCGAACCGGTGATTCGCTTGAACGTCGAGAGCCGGGGTGATCAGGCGTTGATGGAACAGGAAACGCAGAAGCTGCTGGATGCAATCAAAGCGATATAA
- a CDS encoding UDP-glucose dehydrogenase family protein, whose amino-acid sequence MYLDVYGDTLCALVSATALASAGNQVFLHVPEGTIGKQLARGECPYREPGLADMMAEQSQEGRLVLSAMDVPPAQQSKVIWLALSPDAIYLAKSIVSSLPGNKAHQWLVVNQSTFPVGSSEELQQALAAHEAEGSTGSAVVSLPDLLTEGDALQGFMRAGSWLLGADVEWARLLVAELLRPFNRRKEGIQYMRPREAEFTKLAITGMLATRLSYMNDMANLADSLDVDIERVRLGMGADKRIGESYLYPGCGFGGLSFSRDVMSLASTLQVSGMQAQLLDEVLHINERQKEALFRKLWRHYGTSLRGRKVAIWGAAFKPESSRIDNSPVLKLLEALWAQGVEVHVHDPRALRALADWAGEREDLVLHTDPYEAVVGADALMLVTEWKTYWSPDLLRLKMNMSSPLLLDGRNVWDPAFIKQSGFEYYGIGRR is encoded by the coding sequence ATGTACTTGGACGTTTATGGCGATACCTTGTGCGCGCTGGTCAGCGCCACTGCGCTTGCCTCCGCGGGCAATCAGGTCTTTCTGCATGTGCCGGAAGGCACCATCGGCAAGCAGTTGGCGCGGGGCGAGTGTCCTTATCGCGAGCCTGGCCTGGCCGACATGATGGCCGAGCAGAGCCAGGAAGGGCGCCTGGTACTGTCCGCGATGGACGTACCGCCGGCGCAGCAGAGCAAGGTGATCTGGTTAGCGTTAAGCCCCGACGCAATCTACCTTGCAAAGAGTATTGTCTCCTCGCTTCCGGGTAATAAAGCCCACCAATGGCTGGTAGTCAACCAGTCGACTTTCCCCGTAGGCAGCAGTGAAGAACTGCAGCAGGCGCTTGCCGCCCACGAAGCTGAAGGTTCGACCGGCAGCGCCGTGGTAAGCCTGCCGGACCTGCTGACTGAAGGCGATGCGTTGCAGGGCTTTATGCGCGCGGGTAGCTGGCTGTTGGGCGCGGATGTGGAATGGGCTCGGCTGCTCGTTGCTGAGCTGCTGCGGCCTTTCAATCGCCGCAAGGAAGGCATCCAGTATATGCGCCCGCGCGAAGCAGAATTCACCAAGCTGGCCATCACTGGCATGCTCGCCACCCGGCTCAGCTACATGAATGACATGGCCAACCTGGCCGATAGCCTGGATGTGGATATTGAACGTGTGCGCCTGGGGATGGGCGCAGATAAACGTATTGGCGAATCCTATCTGTATCCGGGCTGCGGTTTTGGCGGCCTGAGTTTCTCCCGCGATGTGATGAGCCTGGCATCCACGCTGCAGGTCAGCGGCATGCAGGCGCAGTTGCTGGATGAAGTGCTGCACATCAACGAGCGGCAGAAAGAAGCATTGTTTCGAAAGCTTTGGCGGCACTACGGTACCAGCCTGCGCGGTCGCAAGGTGGCGATCTGGGGTGCGGCGTTCAAGCCTGAATCCTCCCGTATTGATAATTCCCCGGTATTGAAACTGCTTGAAGCCCTCTGGGCGCAAGGCGTTGAGGTACATGTGCACGATCCACGCGCTCTGCGCGCGCTGGCAGACTGGGCCGGCGAGCGTGAAGACCTGGTGCTGCACACCGATCCTTATGAAGCAGTGGTTGGCGCAGATGCTTTGATGTTGGTGACCGAGTGGAAAACCTACTGGAGCCCAGACCTGCTGCGTTTGAAGATGAACATGAGCAGCCCCTTATTGTTGGACGGAAGGAACGTCTGGGACCCTGCTTTTATCAAGCAAAGCGGATTTGAATACTACGGCATAGGGCGACGCTAG
- a CDS encoding UDP-glucose 4-epimerase family protein produces the protein MTMKVFLTGANGFVGRAIVERLSISSEHQLVAGYRSEVQNQQAGVSSCQVPDLDAAADWSGVLTNIDTVIHSAARVHVMNDQSADPLTEFRKVNVDGTLCLSRQAAAAGVRRFVFISSIKVNGEGTDNGRPYTAADTPTPQDPYGISKMEAEQGLRLIAQETGMEVVIIRPVLVYGPGVKANFRSMMNWLNKGIPLPLGRIHNKRSLVALDNLVDLIVTCTQHPAAANQTFLVSDGEDLSTTELLTRMSKALDRPARLLPVPAGLLELGGKLLGKDAVMQRLCGSLQVDISHTRQTLGWVPPVSVDSALRKTADHFLATV, from the coding sequence TTGACGATGAAGGTTTTTCTGACGGGCGCAAACGGTTTTGTTGGTAGGGCGATTGTAGAGCGCTTGTCCATCAGCTCTGAACACCAACTGGTGGCAGGTTACAGAAGTGAGGTCCAAAACCAGCAGGCAGGAGTCAGTAGCTGCCAAGTCCCTGACCTGGACGCCGCAGCTGATTGGAGTGGTGTGCTCACGAATATCGACACGGTAATTCACAGCGCCGCACGTGTTCACGTTATGAATGACCAGTCAGCAGACCCGTTGACCGAGTTTCGCAAGGTCAATGTCGATGGCACCTTGTGCTTGTCCCGTCAGGCTGCCGCCGCGGGAGTGCGTCGATTTGTCTTCATCAGCTCGATCAAGGTCAATGGTGAAGGTACGGATAATGGCCGGCCGTACACCGCAGCAGACACTCCCACTCCGCAGGACCCCTACGGCATCTCCAAGATGGAGGCTGAGCAGGGGCTGAGGCTGATTGCTCAAGAGACCGGTATGGAAGTGGTCATCATTCGCCCAGTATTGGTATACGGACCAGGTGTAAAAGCCAACTTCCGCAGCATGATGAACTGGCTGAATAAAGGCATCCCTCTACCGCTGGGCCGCATACACAACAAGCGCAGCCTTGTTGCACTCGATAATCTGGTTGATCTGATTGTGACGTGCACTCAGCATCCCGCCGCAGCGAACCAGACGTTTCTGGTCAGCGACGGTGAGGATCTTTCTACGACAGAGTTGTTGACGCGAATGAGCAAGGCGCTTGATCGCCCAGCGCGACTTCTTCCCGTGCCCGCAGGCCTGCTTGAACTGGGTGGCAAGCTGCTGGGCAAGGATGCTGTGATGCAACGGTTGTGCGGCTCGCTACAGGTCGATATCAGCCACACACGGCAGACCTTGGGTTGGGTGCCACCTGTTTCGGTAGACAGTGCTCTGCGCAAGACCGCAGACCACTTTCTCGCCACCGTTTGA
- the galU gene encoding UTP--glucose-1-phosphate uridylyltransferase GalU, translated as MKVTKAVLPVAGLGTRFLPASKAIPKEMVTVVDKPVIQYVVEEALAAGINEIVLVTHSSKKAIEDHFDVNYELEAELERRGKHELLEILRDTAPSGLKVTAVRQGKALGLGHAVACARQVVGDAPFAVMLPDVLVEQAGSIGDLNLMNERFAETGHAQIMVEPVPYASVHQYGVVDLNGVELKPGKHAAMMSVVEKPAREDAPSNLSIVGRYILPAGIFDLLAKTRPGAGGEIQLTDAIAALMQQSGVEAYHVRGRSYDCGNKLGYLEATIAYGLQHPQLGADFQAMLARYQR; from the coding sequence GTGAAGGTTACCAAAGCCGTACTACCCGTTGCCGGTCTAGGCACGCGTTTCTTGCCAGCCAGCAAGGCCATTCCCAAGGAAATGGTGACTGTGGTTGATAAGCCGGTCATCCAATATGTGGTGGAAGAGGCTCTGGCCGCCGGCATCAATGAGATCGTGCTGGTAACCCATTCCAGCAAGAAAGCCATAGAAGATCACTTTGATGTGAACTACGAGTTGGAAGCCGAGCTTGAGCGCCGGGGCAAGCATGAGCTGCTGGAGATTCTGCGGGATACCGCACCCTCAGGATTGAAGGTCACGGCTGTACGCCAAGGCAAAGCACTGGGGCTGGGGCATGCGGTAGCTTGTGCCCGCCAGGTAGTGGGCGATGCTCCCTTTGCAGTGATGCTCCCTGATGTTCTGGTGGAGCAGGCTGGCAGTATTGGCGACCTGAATCTGATGAATGAGCGTTTTGCTGAAACCGGGCACGCGCAGATCATGGTCGAACCCGTACCCTATGCCAGCGTGCATCAATACGGGGTTGTAGATCTGAATGGGGTTGAGCTGAAGCCCGGCAAGCACGCTGCGATGATGAGCGTGGTAGAAAAACCAGCGCGCGAGGATGCACCCTCGAACCTGTCAATCGTGGGCCGTTATATACTGCCCGCCGGTATTTTCGACTTACTGGCCAAGACGCGCCCCGGCGCTGGCGGCGAGATTCAGCTGACCGACGCCATTGCCGCACTTATGCAGCAGTCTGGCGTCGAGGCATATCACGTTCGTGGGCGCTCCTACGATTGCGGTAATAAGCTAGGCTATTTAGAAGCAACTATCGCTTACGGGCTGCAGCACCCGCAGCTGGGTGCTGACTTTCAGGCTATGCTGGCGCGATACCAGCGCTAA
- a CDS encoding acetyltransferase: protein MSRTLLVLGAGGHGKSIAESALSGGEWSSVLFLDDAWPQVTEALGCEVVGKVADLALVADRGQGAIAAVGNNSVREQWIGVIEGAGIELVSIVHPSAWVSSSATLGAGTAVMAGAVVGTGSAVGRGVIINANATVDHDVVMEELSHISVGVQLAGGVRIGARAWLQAGSCCGYHVDVEAGARLGPGTVLCGSAKSVVT from the coding sequence GTGAGTCGCACATTGCTGGTGTTAGGTGCTGGAGGCCACGGTAAATCGATAGCCGAATCGGCTCTATCAGGGGGTGAATGGTCGTCAGTCCTGTTTCTGGACGATGCCTGGCCGCAAGTCACTGAGGCGTTGGGCTGTGAGGTGGTCGGCAAGGTCGCGGATCTCGCTCTGGTGGCAGATCGTGGCCAGGGCGCCATCGCCGCCGTGGGTAACAATTCAGTGCGCGAACAGTGGATTGGCGTGATTGAGGGAGCAGGTATCGAGCTGGTTTCAATAGTGCATCCCAGTGCATGGGTAAGTTCGAGCGCGACGCTTGGCGCCGGTACTGCGGTTATGGCTGGTGCTGTGGTCGGAACTGGGTCTGCAGTAGGCCGCGGGGTGATTATTAATGCGAATGCGACTGTGGACCATGATGTGGTGATGGAAGAGCTATCGCATATCAGCGTGGGCGTGCAATTGGCAGGCGGTGTGAGGATAGGTGCGCGCGCCTGGTTGCAAGCAGGAAGCTGTTGTGGGTATCACGTCGATGTTGAAGCGGGCGCACGTTTAGGGCCAGGCACTGTGCTGTGTGGATCTGCCAAGTCAGTTGTAACCTGA
- a CDS encoding YjbH domain-containing protein translates to MADRYRTTQHDFGGVGLLQTPTARMAPEGTFSFNANRTSPYSRYSISMQPLPWMEGTLRYIAISNRRYSQEDEFSGDQSLKDKAFDFKFRLLQESYWLPDLSVGFRDLAGTGLFSSEFVVANKRFYDLDFSLGVAWGYIGNRGDFRNPLGFLGDDYDSREATTVGTGGDFSIDNYFRGRPGIFGGVEYQTPWDPLRFKIELDGNDYQSEPQQNNQDQDSPINLGVVYRLTNGIDLSLGWERGNTAMFGITMHANLKDDPFPSKLLDPPPERREPLPAGVSAQSVDWANVSDRLRENAGFVVETIEVKDRELIVTGEQKTFRNQAQGLGRASRILDNSTGEGTYDWYTLVNKPRGIAVSEASIDASRLRDLEQNRIDEMAMRRSTVLATPSVLDTELLHTEPLEKFTYGLSLGYNQNVGGPDGFILYQFLARVKGEYRFKRNQWLHASVAANLINNFDKFRVEGESELPQVRTDIREYLTSSDVILENFQYTHTKRLDRDLYAMGYGGMLESMFGGVGGEVLYRPAGGNWAVGVDANWVRQRGFRQDFSFRDYSTLTGHFTTYLQTNFYNVLVKASAGRYLAGDIGGTLDLSRRFNNGITVGGYATRTNVSSEEFGEGSFDKGIYFTFPFDAFFARSSQSQGTLGWNPLTRDGGAKLSRFYSLYDLTRDSDTDRFNDGFNSLRD, encoded by the coding sequence ATGGCTGACCGCTACCGCACTACCCAACATGACTTTGGTGGCGTGGGCCTGTTGCAAACCCCCACCGCTCGTATGGCGCCCGAGGGCACCTTCAGCTTTAACGCCAACCGCACGTCACCGTACAGCCGCTACAGCATCTCCATGCAGCCGCTGCCGTGGATGGAAGGCACGCTCCGGTATATTGCGATCAGCAACCGGCGTTATAGCCAGGAAGATGAATTCAGTGGTGATCAGAGCCTGAAAGATAAGGCTTTTGACTTCAAATTCCGCCTGCTGCAGGAAAGTTACTGGCTGCCTGACCTCTCGGTCGGCTTCCGAGATCTGGCAGGTACTGGCTTGTTCTCCAGTGAATTTGTGGTGGCGAACAAACGCTTTTATGATCTGGACTTCAGCCTGGGTGTGGCCTGGGGTTACATAGGTAACCGCGGGGATTTCCGCAACCCACTGGGCTTTCTCGGTGACGATTACGACTCCCGAGAAGCCACTACTGTGGGCACCGGTGGTGACTTCAGTATCGACAACTATTTCCGCGGCCGGCCGGGTATTTTTGGTGGCGTGGAATACCAGACGCCCTGGGATCCGTTACGCTTCAAGATCGAGCTGGATGGCAATGACTACCAGAGCGAGCCGCAGCAGAACAACCAGGATCAAGATTCGCCAATCAACCTGGGGGTGGTTTACCGCCTGACCAATGGTATCGACCTGAGCCTGGGCTGGGAGCGCGGTAATACTGCGATGTTCGGTATTACCATGCATGCCAACCTGAAAGACGACCCTTTTCCATCCAAACTGCTGGACCCACCGCCGGAGCGGCGTGAGCCGTTGCCTGCGGGTGTAAGTGCGCAATCGGTAGACTGGGCAAACGTCAGCGACCGCCTGCGTGAAAATGCCGGCTTTGTCGTGGAAACTATTGAGGTCAAGGATCGCGAGCTGATCGTGACCGGCGAGCAGAAAACCTTTCGAAATCAGGCCCAGGGCCTGGGTCGTGCCAGCCGCATTCTGGATAACAGCACCGGCGAAGGTACTTATGACTGGTACACGTTGGTCAACAAGCCACGCGGTATTGCCGTTTCCGAAGCGAGCATTGATGCCAGCCGTCTACGCGATCTGGAACAGAACCGCATAGATGAAATGGCCATGCGCCGCTCTACCGTGCTGGCCACGCCTAGCGTGCTGGATACCGAGCTGCTGCATACCGAGCCGCTGGAGAAGTTCACCTACGGCCTCTCACTGGGTTACAACCAGAACGTCGGCGGCCCGGACGGGTTTATTCTTTACCAATTCCTGGCTCGAGTTAAAGGCGAGTACCGCTTCAAGCGTAACCAGTGGCTGCACGCCAGCGTTGCGGCCAACCTGATCAACAACTTCGACAAATTCCGAGTTGAGGGCGAGAGTGAGCTGCCGCAGGTACGCACCGACATTCGCGAGTACCTGACCAGCTCAGACGTTATCCTGGAAAACTTCCAGTACACGCATACCAAACGTCTGGATCGTGACCTGTATGCGATGGGTTACGGCGGCATGCTGGAAAGCATGTTTGGTGGTGTGGGTGGTGAAGTACTATACCGGCCTGCCGGCGGCAATTGGGCAGTGGGTGTGGACGCTAACTGGGTGCGCCAGCGTGGTTTCCGCCAGGACTTCAGTTTCCGTGACTATTCGACCCTGACCGGCCATTTCACTACTTACCTGCAGACCAATTTCTACAATGTGCTGGTCAAGGCCAGTGCCGGACGTTACCTGGCTGGTGATATCGGCGGTACGCTGGATCTGTCACGGCGCTTCAACAATGGCATTACTGTGGGTGGCTACGCCACACGAACGAATGTGTCTTCGGAAGAGTTTGGTGAGGGTAGCTTCGACAAGGGCATTTACTTCACCTTCCCCTTCGATGCCTTCTTCGCCCGCTCCAGCCAGTCTCAAGGCACTTTGGGCTGGAACCCGCTGACGCGGGATGGTGGCGCCAAGCTGAGCCGATTCTATTCGCTGTATGACCTGACTCGGGATTCCGATACTGATCGGTTCAATGACGGGTTCAATAGCCTGCGAGATTAA